TGACATTTGAATCAATTTCCTTTTCCTCACACTTAGTGCCAGTTATGTCTCTGCAGCAATAAAATCATTGTGaatatataaatgtgtgtatttaagaATCAGCACTTCAATTGTTTCTGACAGCTTCTATCATGTTTGCACATAGTTTGTGTGAGTAGGTGtgagccctcctcctctctgtgaaaacctacattgtgttttaatgcagcCAAACTCACAATATAGTTGCTCTCATTTAtataattttgtgtttctcctGTCAGGCATAGGAATGAGTATGTAATTTGAGAGCAGCTTAAcgagctgctgagctgcagatatAATCACTATTTCACAATCACAACATTGTTggatgaaataaacacaaatacaggGTACTCccagcagctgtgctgtgaaGATAGCTATGCTGACACtaatgtgtggtgtgtgtgtgtgtgtgtgtgtgtgtgtgtgtgtgtgtgtgtgtgtgtgtgtgtgttgacccaGGAGGTTTAAAGCAGCAAATGATTCAAGTAGTCAAGTAGAACTTTATTTGTCTCCAGAGGGGCAATTAGTTGTGCATCAGTAAAAACAGTACTAACACACACTATCACACAATGCCAAAAAACTCATAAGCCAATCAAATACAATATATAACAAGtataaaaaactaaaaaaccaGTGCACTagtaaaattaaaacagagCGATATTTAAGTGTGGTTGGGCTGATGCTACCTTTTAGTACAGTATTAGAGCTGAGGGTGAAGAGTGTTTGTAAAcctattctaaaaaaaaaactctttcaaAAATTCCAAAGGCAGCACATGAAGGATCTAAGATGTAAAACTATTCCTCAAGAGTTGTGAAGTTTGACTCATCTTTAGCAGATTCGTTGTAGTTGATTGCTGAGGTTTGTTATTTAACTtaaatgaagaaagaaatgatAGTTTGCTAAATCTTACCAAAATCTTACCAATCACTTGATATATCAGCTTTTGACCCTTTCAGATGTAGTGTAAGTGTGGTGGTTGAAATTGCCAAAAGCATTCAAAAGCAAATCAaatattgcacacacacattaatggtCGGGGGTTAACAAGATTATTATTGTAGCGACGATAAGGAGAAGCACCTCCTGGAAACAAAGATCAGattttttctttacttctgAATCTTTATCCATCCACAACAAAACACTTAACAGGTCAAAGTAAACGTAAAGGCCTCTCTGTGATGAAGGACTGAGTCAGTAAATCTAATGGAAAAGATGACTTAACACAACACCAACTGGTgtcttcagctgtttctttatGTTACCATTCCTAATACAATTCTTGGTCACAGTCATTGCATGTCTTTACCTTCCCACAATGTAACCTTTATTTATATTGAAGTTATGGCTACATCAGAAATATAATCACATATAAGTTAAAAAACCTTAAAGTTGTTACCTTTTTTGTCACGTGATTGACTTTTTTTGAATCAGTTCTTACTGATTCAACAGCCACATAAAGCACGTCACACAGAGAACTGCATGTGCTATAAAGTTAAGAGCAGGTGGAAATCCAAGTGAACATAATCTTCTAACAACACGAGGGCTGCTTTCACCTCCACAGTCTGCACGTCACAGCaatgtttttatgcatttctgCCAATTATTTGTCTTCGTATTCATTTACCCCAGCCCCTCCAGTATATATAATATAACATATATTGCCCAGCTCTGAATTTGCATACAAGCACCTGCAACTCCAAAAACTTGGCATGACAGCAGATCTCAACAGAGCCAGAATGTGACACAGCTCCATCCAGTGGACACTGGGGGTTATACAATAAGCGCTATGTCGAGTATGTCAGTGATGAGTGTCTGTCACTGAGTGTGGTCCTGCATCCACTGACAGAACCTGTGTGAATATTTGTTGGGGTTAACTGTGGAAAAGGCCTTGCCTGGGTAGCGGATGTTCTTCCACAGGTTCTCAAGTCTTTTCTTCCAACCGTAGACAGTAAAAATGTCTATAATGCCCACAAAGTAGCGACGATCTGGCCCATCTATGACATGAATAGCATTTTTGCAGTTGGGCAGAAGCCTACAGTGATGCTTATGGAATTCCTCTAGCTCGAAGTCAGTCCCAGTTTCTTTTGCAGGGCAGTGTATCTCCTGGAGGGGGATCCCTTCAAAGCCCTCATCTGCTGCCTGTGGCTTGCCTGACCCATAGTCTGCAGTGTCTGGTACCACCTCACCCCTGGCCTCTTCCAGTAATGGAGTGGTGGGGGGGTCTGACCTTGTGGGACTGTCATCAAAGTCCACAGACCTTtgggaaagacagaaagaaccCAAAATAATCAGAGGGGTGTTGATTGAGGCTGCAGCTTTAGAACACAGACCTAAGACATCAAACACTgatcacattaaaacaaaattgaaatgaaaagacaaaactgcaATGTTTGCTGTTACTGAGACACACATATTGATGTATTAcaccaaaagcaaacaaaagcttTACTTATACAAAAAGAAGTTCACCAATAGTTAGGTGaacttttaaaataaaaaacaataagagAGCAAATGAATGAAGTCAACAATAGCAATAAAAGCTACACgacaaataaaatgatgaaaaggtaaattaaaaattaaaagctATTTTTCTTCTGGCAGTCTTAAGTCTTTCGAATAGTAAACTgcgctgtgcatgtgtggggtCAACAGAATCTCAATACAAAGTGCAACCGGATGTTGCTAACTGGGTGTGGTGTATGGGGCCCTGAGCCAGCATCCGTATGATTTGGGAGTGGGAAAGTGTTGCACAGATCAACTGTCAAAGCACCTGGAAGCAAAAGTCTGTTAGCTTGAAAACTGGTGTTTGACACTTGATGTCAAAAAAGTGGCCATATGTTTTTCCTCTGAGAGACGGCCGACATCAACTGAACTGGATGGTAAGATCGACAGTCTGTCAATCAGTTGAATTTCTGAGGTCCAATATCTTGGTCTAACGTTGGACTCTCACATGAAACTCTATTAAGGACTTGTGCCTGGCCAATGAATTGAATGAGCTCTACTGTCCATTTAAAAGATGATGAGACAGTCCTGACACCATCACCTAGGACTTCACCCACCAGTTCCAGGccaccagctccacctcccACACCACAGCGGGGGCCTGGGCCTCTCCATAACAGCACACCTCAGAGTCCCGTGTTCCCACACAATGGAAACTCTCCATCCAGGAGAGGGCCAGCAggcatttcacatttttctatttaTGCTTCTTGCCTTGCTGTACttgctttttatctttttatttttactttctctTGCTATGTTTATTGTTATGCACCAACACAACATGCAGTTTAGATCAGCCTTGCAGCATAATATCACGATTGTAGCCATCAAGTGCATATTTAAGACCCATTTCCAGTATGTGAAAAGTCTCTTTATAGACTTCATTagaccaacaaaacaaaaatgttaaaagaTGTATTCTATTACAAAACAATTGCTAAACGGCTATATAACACCTACTTTGTGGTGCGGATAACAATGTCTGCCAAGGAGCATTTCCCCTCAAGCTCGTCTCGGTGCAGAGGCTGATGGGCCAACAGCAGACTGTAGTCCAGCACATTTAGCTCTTTAAGGAAAGCAGCATCCATTTTCACTTGATTGGCAAACCAGGATTTCTCTTGATCTGCAGGAACCACACAAGCATTTCCATTTAGCATGCCTTTGTACTTGTCAGCTGCATGTGACAGTTAACGTGCACTGCTCAACAGCATCATTCATATGGCTGCAGAAACAAGTAGAGTAAGCGTAGCAGAGAGGACACTTACCTAATGCAATGTTCTGCCCTTCAAAGTTATTGTCCTTCAGCACTTTTATTATTTGTTTCCCCCCTGTGTCAGGGTTAGTCCATCTTCCCACCTCACAGCCTTTAATGTCATATCTATGCAACAAAAATGTCACTGCTTTCATACACTCATAGAATATAACAGAAATTCACTCAATAAAAAATGGGGAAACATAGGTACTGTACCTAATATTGATCCTCTCATCAGGGTAAAACACACTCTGCATCACAATGAAGTACTTCtggagagcagacagaaaaaactgCATTGTAAGTACTGATAGAATATAGGGGATATAATGACCTACTGGTTTTTATGGTGatacagtacatttacttcATTTGGAATAACAATCCTGTGGACACctgaaaagtgaaaagaaagatGTTTATTATTAAACCATGTCTTTCAATGCCATGACCAATAGATGTTTTTTTAACTACTGCCTTAAAAAAGTTGCCAATTTTATagaaacagacacagcaaaaGGTCAACAGAACTAGAATGCATTACATTATTGTTATCGTGAAGGACAAAGCAGTAGCTCGAGGGCTTGTTAATAATTTGGACTATCTCTGGACCCAAAAGGACCTGCACGAGAGATAACCTCCATCCAAACAATGAAGGCACCAGACCGTTTACCAAAAACATTGTCCTCCAACTGCAGTCTCTGGGTGGATAGGTTCCACCAGTAGTAAACTCCACTCCATTGACCTACAATCTGTATGAAACTTGGCTGCACTCGAGTGGTCCTTTAAGAGACACCACTGCCAAATTCTTACTTTCTAAATATTCTTAGATGTGATTGGAGAGGTGGAGATGTAGCAGCACTGTTCTCTGATATGCGTTTATGCAGACGACTCACTTTTGATGAGTATACTTCTTTTGAGTATCttacactgacactgaaattCTCCTGGCATATTAATCACAGTGTATCAACCAGCACTTTTATTAATGAATCCAGTGACCCACGGTCCAAAACtttcatagattttttttatttgatattgGTTTCTGGTAACTTTGATATCCATGTAGATAGCACTGCAGACTACTATTCTAGAGCATTAAAGCACCTACTGGAGGTTTGTGGTGTCTCTCAGCATGTGCAGTTTGCTGCACTGCTTATGAACTTCTTCTTTCAGTGAGCTGTGAGGTCTTTCTGCTGTTCAGCCTAACAGGCATCAACAACCACTGCACTGCCAAGCTTTgtagcattgtgtgtgtgtgtgtgtgtgtgtgtgtgtgtgtgtgtgtgcacacgcgcTTCACACTGTGCAAAAAATGTGAAGCTTTACTGTATTAATTTCAGAGAATGGTGCAAAGTTCCTCTCTGTAACAGGCCACAAcaaagaatgtgtttgtgtgggtgtatgttGGAAGGTCGAGgcatatttaaaaatatttttcatgaaaGCTAAATCTGGGAAAGTTAGATAGTACAATAAGCAACGGTTCCTTCTGATTGGATGATATGGACTggacttttttctttaaaatttggatgaaaaatgaaaaataaacacccATAGCAGAATTAACCAAAGCTACTCTTACCTAGAAATCTCACCAACAGTGAATGAGGGTGTTTCTCCAAGTGGTCCATGTATGCCTGCAgattggacaggagaaaccTGATCTCACGTCTGCTCTGGGTCTTTATGAAGAACCTCTTGTCATTCCTAAAATCAAGAACAACCTTATCATCAAACAAGAACGTCAATATGGACATTTCTGCAAAAAGCCACAATgacaaagtttttcttttcaatgcCAATGTTTTTAAATTCTCACTGTTTATGCTTGCAAGGCAAATTTGGTACggttaaagattaaaaagaacaTGACTGTGGTTCATAAAAAATCAAACAGGACAGTAGACAAGAAAAgatgcatacgtgtgtgtgtgtgtgtgtgtgtgtgtgcgtgcgtgagtaTGATGAtatgatgtgtgtatgtttatgtgtgtgactttgtgtttttgaccGTCAGGGACATTGTGGGTGTTTAGTTTGAAATCAGAGCTGGGATGAGTTAAGGTAAAGCCATTTGTCAATGGAAGGTCCCTGTGTGAAATAAAGGATTATGCTCACGTGACAAAGAAATCTGCTTTGCTCTTGGAGTTACTGACAAACTGGAGGTAGCAGTCGCCTGAGCAGAGGGAGTTCATATATTCCTCCTCTGTGATATCCAGTGAACGCCTCAGTTTGGCAAACACTGACGCTGCAAATGTCTGCATCTCAAACCCCTGGAGGACGAGAGTTACAGAAGCATTTCAAATTTTATGCTGTTTGCTTTAACTTAGTTGACAGGAACTCTTAGAACAACAAAATAACCCGATTCCAATAAAGTAGAGACGCTGTGTAAGCcataaatgaaagcagagtgcattcatttgcaaatatactgtgtttacagacagcaCTTTTATGTACTTTTCCTTTGTCCATGTACTAACATCCTTtctccaatcatgtgttcacaaagtggtgaacctctctccatccttgcttgtgaatgactgagcctttccaggatgctcctttcatacccaatcatgatactatcacctgttaccaatgaacctgtttacctgtggaatgttccaaaaatgttttgaatgttacaaacataaataaagctgatgaggtcaaacattaagtatattgtttttgtactgttttcaattgaatatatgTTAAAAAGGATTAGTAAATTGTCACATTctgatatatttatgttttacaaagcGTCCATTATGTAGACAGCATTATCAAAGATAACATGACAAAGCTTTAAAAACGCTGTTACTAAAATACCAGAAAGATTTTTCAGGTGTAAATGATCACTTGCCTCATAGCTTTGAGTTTCCTCTGCCTTGTAATGTTCAGCTGTGAGTGTATCCTGTGCAAAAATGAATTGTTTATGAGTGAAATTATGTCTCCAATGTTTCATGTTATCAATCCAACCAGTGGCCTATAATCAGAAGATTCTTCACCTGGCCTGGTGTGTCCATGGTGGTCTGAATGGAGGTATGCATGCCTTCTTTTATCATGGCTGTCAGATGGTAGAACTCGTGCTCTCGGTTGATCTCAAACACTCCAAGCATCCTCCATTCCTGTCTCAAATGCCACCAGCGTCTTTGCGTAGCAGCTCTGGAGGAGCCAGCAGCTTTTCTCTGAGCCATCTGAAAGAAATAGCTTGAAGCCTACTGTAGTAAATACAGCATGGTTGCAAATTAGAGCAAAACAAAGTTCATGTTAATTATGGACTCTGATGAAGACTGGCTGCAAGTTGTCTTCAGTTCATGTACAACTGCAAACCTTAATTGATGCAGATTCTAATCAGTCTGACTTGACTGTAAAGTACTTTCAGTCAAGTCctgttgttttgaaatgtaCTCTATAAATAAATTGACTCGACTCGGCTATCGGAACtcaataaatacatgtaatgGCTTGTCTTAAGGAGTGTCCACTGAACATCGGAGCTTACAATTAAAATGGGTTGGCCTGAAATATAGAAGTAATACAGATCTTTATAAAATTTGTacttaaactgtattttatttcaaaaaCCTGAACTAGcatgttttacagtaaaattTGAGATGTTAGAGATGTTGTTATTGATGTGCTCAGCTAAACTACTTGGGGCCTAACAATGACAAACAATTAAGAGCAGTTCTTAATAAAAAAAGGCACATTTCCAAATGGAGTTTCCAGAACAACCAGCACTATCTGTAACAAAAGTCCGAAAAAAGAGACAGTTGTTTGAGTGTTGGGTATTTATTCATTGTCTATGAACAAAGCATGTgccaatacttttttttttttgattgaaagctattttgttttgctgctgctgctgccttgttAAAGACAGTCAGCTGCTGGATGCAACAGATAACACAGCCTGTCTGCGTTTGCCCATAGGCATTAAGTTCTACCTGAAAGTCTATGGAAGCAGATAAGACTCGTTAAAAtgttgagtttgtgaaatgaagTTATGAAAATTATAGCTTAAATAAAAACTAGCTGATTGTCATCTAGTATATGTTTAGCAGTACAGCCATAAGTTAGAATTCCATATGAAGTGGTAtagacacacaaaacatgaaccAAAGAgggtattttatattttaaaacaGCCAAACGTGTTGATAAAGATAAGAACCCCCTCTGTTAGGGCATGCCAAACAGCATTCTAACAGATAACACCTGATTTACCACAGTATACTGTACCATCTAACACATTAGGCTCCTAAGCTCAAAAAGCTAAAAGGTATTAGTCTTGTTTCGAGGTGATGCTTAAAAGAAATCGCACACAGCCATAAACTCGTAGTTCTTACCTGGGGTTCTTGCTCGGACTACGCTGTAACACAGAAAACGCTTCACACAATATCTTCGTATAAAGTGTGTCTGAAATGAGCCTTTTTGTTGCGTACCTATATAATGTTCCGTCTCATTCTAAGTAGTACTGCATTCCAGACAGGTTATGCAAGCTCTGCAGGGTGTGCCgcatgcaaaacaaaaggtgtGTGGTGTAGGCGTTTCCTCACTGTACAGCAAAAAGGAAACCCTGAGGAGAGCAACCACCTAAATTAGAAATTTGATAAAAGATGATCTGTAGGAATGTCCCATACATTCTACCGGTACTGGTACCACATGTTCCTGTGGCATTCAGAGATTACACACCACTGGTGTCTTGATGCTTGTTCATTctccagaaaagcagcaggtttTATTACATTAAGGGTAAAGggttcaattcaatattcctttatttgtatTAGGGGAAATTCCAGAAGGGTTAAAGGTAAAGTAGTTTTGGCAGTACTATAGAACATGTGGGAAAGGATATTCGCTTATTCCCTTTGTGGTACTCCTAAGTGCAGATGTGATGTCAAATGTAATTAGTAAATGTGGCCCATAAGGGTTTAATAGACCAGCTGCACAGTGCATTTATGCTGAACATTACAATACAATGTGACATTTTGTAGTTTTACTGTGTCATTTGTGCCAGTGACTGCAACACAGACTGTTGTAGTGGTTGTGTATCTGTGCTAGTACAAAAAAAGGTCAGCAGAGGGCATTCTTAGTTTATCTATGTCAGTGTACATGCTCTCATGGCATTACAGCTCatgactgcagagctgctgcaagCTGAGTGAACGTCAGTGACGATACAAGCAGTGCTGCTATTGTCATGACTGTTTTGCACAGGTAAGGCTGCTGTAAAGCATGTTCATGGTGACAAAATAGAGTATAAACTCTtacaaacacagtaaacatcCATAATGGGTTTCAGTTTACATGCAAGGCTCGGACATGTGTATGTGCTGGAATGCTAGCAGTGTGCTAGCAATAAGTTAATGAGTTAATGATTAGGTAGTTAATGGCTATCATTAACAGTAATTTAGAATCAGTAAAGTCTGGTAAAAGCCCAAAATTTAGGTGGTGCTATTGGCATAATATTGACAGAAAGGGAATATAATTTTCTtgaatatgttttcattagtgtataatcacctgaaaataagaactgttgtttttttgttaccttagaatgagctctttatatctaaaGTAGGTGGGTGCTCTTCTatggagtctgccatgttgcactgctATGTTACTACAGTAGCCCTgaaaagacaaaccaaacacttgcTCTAGAAAATCCGGgtgttcagctggttgcaatctgcagcctcacagctagaagtCAGTAAACCTATGCACTGGACCATTAATGTAAACCTAATGTCTCTAAACAGATTTCTGCATATTAATGCAGAATTTCTAAGCAAAGGACAAGATTTTGAGATTGGAAACcttctggtttctgtttgtagtccatttgtagtagtagtagtagtagtagtagtagtagggTAGTATTGATCACACATCAGTTTGATTTTTCACAACCAACCAGCACTCGTTGCAAACTGTTTTTTATGTTCCAAGGTACTTTGGCTCATCTGGTTCAGTCTTGCATTACACATTAAGGTAAAGGGACAATTGGCTCCAGATGTG
This Chaetodon auriga isolate fChaAug3 chromosome 5, fChaAug3.hap1, whole genome shotgun sequence DNA region includes the following protein-coding sequences:
- the LOC143321220 gene encoding phosphatidylinositol 4-phosphate 5-kinase-like protein 1, which produces MAQRKAAGSSRAATQRRWWHLRQEWRMLGVFEINREHEFYHLTAMIKEGMHTSIQTTMDTPGQDTLTAEHYKAEETQSYEGFEMQTFAASVFAKLRRSLDITEEEYMNSLCSGDCYLQFVSNSKSKADFFVTNDKRFFIKTQSRREIRFLLSNLQAYMDHLEKHPHSLLVRFLGVHRIVIPNEVNKYFIVMQSVFYPDERINIRYDIKGCEVGRWTNPDTGGKQIIKVLKDNNFEGQNIALDQEKSWFANQVKMDAAFLKELNVLDYSLLLAHQPLHRDELEGKCSLADIVIRTTKSVDFDDSPTRSDPPTTPLLEEARGEVVPDTADYGSGKPQAADEGFEGIPLQEIHCPAKETGTDFELEEFHKHHCRLLPNCKNAIHVIDGPDRRYFVGIIDIFTVYGWKKRLENLWKNIRYPGKAFSTVNPNKYSHRFCQWMQDHTQ